The proteins below come from a single Miscanthus floridulus cultivar M001 chromosome 1, ASM1932011v1, whole genome shotgun sequence genomic window:
- the LOC136465449 gene encoding em protein H5-like — translation MASGQETGEELERMAEEGQTVVPGGTGGKTLETQEQLAEGRSRGGQTRSEQLGHEGYQEMGSKGGQTRKEQLGHQGHSEMGRKGGLSTMEESGGEHAARDGIQIDEYKFRTKST, via the exons ATGGCGTCCGGTCAAGAAACCGGGGAGGAGCTGGAGCGCATGGCCGAGGAGGGCCAGACCGTCGTCCCCGGTGGCACCGGCGGCAAGACCCTAGAGACGCAGGAGCAGCTCGCCGAAG GGCGGAGCCGCGGCGGGCAGACGCGGAGTGAGCAGCTGGGCCACGAGGGGTACCAGGAGATGGGCAGCAAGGGCGGGCAGACGCGCAAGGAGCAGCTGGGCCACCAAGGCCACAGCGAGATGGGGAGGAAGGGCGGCCTCAGCACCATGGAGGAGTCCGGCGGCGAGCACGCCGCCCGGGACGGCATCCAGATCGACGAGTACAAGTTCAGGACCAAGTCGACCTAG
- the LOC136497879 gene encoding metacaspase-1-like isoform X2 gives MNFGGNGNATIRCKYCSACLTVIPGERAIQCAQCNCVTRIRRADRIPVPRPAHVPAAFQRARGKKRAVLIGITYAGMRRGCGELRGPINDVKCMRNLLCQRFGFPSECIIMLTDDQRDPFRLPTKENIRMAMHWLVQGCSYGDSLVFHFSGLGAQVADDDGDEADGYDEAICPLDAFQRGPILDDEINEAIVRPLVHGVRLHAVVDACYSATVLDLHYLCHMSRNGFWQWEDESPPSGAWKGTSGGHAVLISGYSEGKSNMAMMPDAYASVGAMTHSFIRALECEPRGVTYGRLLTSMRAIMKNRGGGYDLQGPIGAPIHTVANFSGVQEPNLSSSEMFDIYRKPFVL, from the exons ATGAACTTCGGTGGAAATGGCAACGCGACGATCCGGTGCAAGTACTGCAGCGCGTGCCTGACCGTGATCCCCGGCGAGCGCGCCATCCAGTGCGCGCAATGCAACTGCGTGACGCGCATCCGGCGCGCCGACCGCATCCCGGTGCCGCGGCCGGCGCACGTTCCCGCGGCGTTCCAGCGCGCCCGCGGCAAGAAGCGCGCCGTCCTGATCGGCATCACGTACGCCGGCATGCGCCGGGGCTGCGGCGAGCTCAGGGGCCCCATCAACGACGTCAAGTGCATGAGGAACCTCCTCTGCCAGCGCTTCGGCTTCCCCAGCGAGTGCATCATCATGCTCACCG ATGACCAGAGGGACCCGTTCAGGCTGCCGACCAAGGAGAACATCCGGATGGCGATGCACTGGCTGGTGCAGGGGTGCAGCTACGGCGACTCCCTGGTGTTCCACTTCTCGGGCCTCGGCGCGCAGGtcgccgacgacgacggcgacgaggcGGACGGGTACGACGAGGCCATCTGCCCGCTGGACGCGTTCCAGCGGGGCCCCATCCTGGACGACGAGATCAACGAGGCCATCGTGCGCCCGCTGGTGCACGGCGTCAGGCTGCACGCCGTGGTGGACGCCTGCTACAGCGCCACGGTGCTGGACCTCCACTACCTGTGCCACATGTCCCGGAACGGGTTCTGGCAGTGGGAGGACGAGAGCCCCCCGTCGGGCGCCTGGAAGGGCACCAGCGGCGGCCACGCCGTGCTCATCAGCGGCTACAGCGAGGGCAAAAGCAACATGGCCATG ATGCCGGATGCCTACGCATCGGTGGGGGCCATGACGCACAGCTTCATCCGGGCGCTGGAGTGCGAGCCGCGCGGGGTCACCTACGGTCGCCTGCTCACCTCCATGAGAGCCATTATGAAGAACCGCGGCGGGGGATACGATCTGCAGGGGCCCATCGGCGCACCCATCCACACGGTGGCCAACTTCAGCGGCGTGCAG GAGCCTAACCTGTCCTCCTCGGAGATGTTTGACATATACCGCAAGCCGTTTGTCCTGTAA
- the LOC136497879 gene encoding metacaspase-1-like isoform X1, whose amino-acid sequence MNFGGNGNATIRCKYCSACLTVIPGERAIQCAQCNCVTRIRRADRIPVPRPAHVPAAFQRARGKKRAVLIGITYAGMRRGCGELRGPINDVKCMRNLLCQRFGFPSECIIMLTDDQRDPFRLPTKENIRMAMHWLVQGCSYGDSLVFHFSGLGAQVADDDGDEADGYDEAICPLDAFQRGPILDDEINEAIVRPLVHGVRLHAVVDACYSATVLDLHYLCHMSRNGFWQWEDESPPSGAWKGTSGGHAVLISGYSEGKSNMAMMPDAYASVGAMTHSFIRALECEPRGVTYGRLLTSMRAIMKNRGGGYDLQGPIGAPIHTVANFSGVQVRDDSEPNLSSSEMFDIYRKPFVL is encoded by the exons ATGAACTTCGGTGGAAATGGCAACGCGACGATCCGGTGCAAGTACTGCAGCGCGTGCCTGACCGTGATCCCCGGCGAGCGCGCCATCCAGTGCGCGCAATGCAACTGCGTGACGCGCATCCGGCGCGCCGACCGCATCCCGGTGCCGCGGCCGGCGCACGTTCCCGCGGCGTTCCAGCGCGCCCGCGGCAAGAAGCGCGCCGTCCTGATCGGCATCACGTACGCCGGCATGCGCCGGGGCTGCGGCGAGCTCAGGGGCCCCATCAACGACGTCAAGTGCATGAGGAACCTCCTCTGCCAGCGCTTCGGCTTCCCCAGCGAGTGCATCATCATGCTCACCG ATGACCAGAGGGACCCGTTCAGGCTGCCGACCAAGGAGAACATCCGGATGGCGATGCACTGGCTGGTGCAGGGGTGCAGCTACGGCGACTCCCTGGTGTTCCACTTCTCGGGCCTCGGCGCGCAGGtcgccgacgacgacggcgacgaggcGGACGGGTACGACGAGGCCATCTGCCCGCTGGACGCGTTCCAGCGGGGCCCCATCCTGGACGACGAGATCAACGAGGCCATCGTGCGCCCGCTGGTGCACGGCGTCAGGCTGCACGCCGTGGTGGACGCCTGCTACAGCGCCACGGTGCTGGACCTCCACTACCTGTGCCACATGTCCCGGAACGGGTTCTGGCAGTGGGAGGACGAGAGCCCCCCGTCGGGCGCCTGGAAGGGCACCAGCGGCGGCCACGCCGTGCTCATCAGCGGCTACAGCGAGGGCAAAAGCAACATGGCCATG ATGCCGGATGCCTACGCATCGGTGGGGGCCATGACGCACAGCTTCATCCGGGCGCTGGAGTGCGAGCCGCGCGGGGTCACCTACGGTCGCCTGCTCACCTCCATGAGAGCCATTATGAAGAACCGCGGCGGGGGATACGATCTGCAGGGGCCCATCGGCGCACCCATCCACACGGTGGCCAACTTCAGCGGCGTGCAGGTGCGTGATGACAGC GAGCCTAACCTGTCCTCCTCGGAGATGTTTGACATATACCGCAAGCCGTTTGTCCTGTAA